In the genome of Zootoca vivipara chromosome 6, rZooViv1.1, whole genome shotgun sequence, the window ttgtattgcagagtttatttgaatgcataagttccagcgggaacgtatatcatttgctggttcagagtgcaggatttggatccgctgctggattggtttacgctggagggaatctTTGCCATTGGTTcctgccaaaatgtatcttttccctgctagttctctgttactatataagtcccagttttccccattccctgtgttctggctcttacttgttctttgaagtaaagagatgtgtACCAGATCttcgcctcctgcttcttatttgcactgagctgaaatcactgaagacccactacacaacatgctggcgacgaggatgggatccggctTGCCGTGAATGGATGTCAGAGGTCGGCATCCGgaatcagaagaagaggaggaagaagtcatAGACGCTCCTGAGTACACCATGGCAGGAAGTAAAATCATTGAGCCATTTAATTCGGGAACTGCAGAAGCCTGGGATTCATATCTCCAATGTTTTGGTTTCGCTGCTACCGCGCAAGGAATCACCAACGACAACAGGAAAAAGGCAGTCTTCCTGAGTTGCTGTGGGGCTGAGGTTTTCGAGTTGGCCTGAGGCTTGGTGGCTCCTCTCATGCTAGAAACAGCGACGCTGAAGCAGATCACGGACCAGCTCACGAGGCACCTTGCCCCAGCAGCAACCACGACAACACGCCGCATCGAGTTCCATAAAAGGAGGCAGAAGGATGGTGAATCAGTCTCCAGATTCCTTGCAGAGCTGAAGGTCCTGGCGAGGCACTGTAATTTTGTGGCCCTCGAGGAAGCGCTGCTTGACCAGTTCATTGGAGGTCTGAGCAGCAGTAAAGCCCAACGTCGGATCGCCGCAAGGGAAGAGGTGGATCTAGCAACGGCTGTGCGTGAGGCTATAGCCACTGAGACCACAGAGGGGgagaaacaaaaaaccccacaacaaagTGCCAAACCAGCAGCAGAGGCAGCTCATGCTTTGAGCAGTCAGGAGTCCAGCCCGTCCCAGAGTCCATCCCGCGGAGTTGGATCCCTGAGGCTTGGTTCATCtggtaaaaaaggaaaaatgtagCTTTGGAGTTCCTGTGGTGGAGTTCCTCGGTTACACCATTGATGCTGCGGGAGTGCACCCCATGGAAAGCAAGGTTAAGGCCATCGCCAATGCCCCCAGGCCCAACAACAAAACTGAACTCCAATCTTTCTTGGGTCTGGTGAATTTTTACCATGCGTTTTTACCGCACAAAGCGGCAGTGGCAGAGCCTTTGCACAGGCTTCTGCAAAAGAAGTGCATATGGCATTGGGGAAAGCCGCAACAAAAGGCTTTCGAAACCATTAGGGGAATGTTGTCTGCTGAGAGCGTGTTGGCCCATTATGATGAAACGAAACCCCTTGTACTCGCTTGCGAGGCATCTCAATATGGACTGGGAGCCACAGAGAGGCGGATGGGTCAGACAGACCCATTTCGTTCTACTCAAGGACTCTTACGTCCACCGAGAGGAACTACGCGCAGATAGACAGAGAGGCTTTGGCTGTGGTAGCGGGTGTAAAGAAATTCTACGACTATGTGTATGGACGATCGTTCTtaattgaaacggaccacaagcCATTGCTGGGCCTGTTCAACCCCCGCAAACTAACCCCTCAAATCCTGTCCCCTAGAATGCTCAGGTGGTCGATTTTTTAAAAACGGGTTCCAATATGAGATATGCCATGtgaaagggaaattgctttgtcacgcagacgccctcagccgGCTTCCACTCCAGGGGGCTGGTGATTGTGACCCGGCACCAGCCGAACAGGTCATGATGTTAGAGACATTGTCAAGCGCTCCTGTGACTGCGGAAGAAGTTGCAGCCAGGACTCGAAAGGACCCCACACTCTCCCGTGTCCTTGCCTGGGTAGGGAGGGGGTGGCCCAGTGGGGGCCAAGAAGAGAAGTTCCGCCCATTTTTAATGCGGCAGCATGAGCTATCCCTTCATAAGGGGTGTGTACTCTGGGGGGACAGGGTAGTCATCCCTAACCCACTTAGGAACCGCATTCTAGAAACCTTGCATATGGGGCACCCAGGGATGGTCAGAATGAAATCCCTGGCCcgctgttatgtgtggtggccagggATGGATAAGGAGATAGAAATGTGGGTACGCAcgtgcaaggcatgccaagaggttcgACCTGAGGTTCCCAGGGCACCCATTCATTGGTGGGAACAGTCCAGAGCACCATGGAACCGTCTTCACATAGACTTTGCGGGGCCCTACCAAGGGAAAACGTTTTTGGTTGTGGTCGATGCATACTCAAAATGGTTGGAAGTAGCATTAGTCCCCAGTCCCACATCAGCAGCCGTTATCAAGGTATTAAGGCAGCTGTTTGCCACGCATGGTCTGCCAGGAACGTTGGTGTCAGACAATGGGGCAGCATTCGTGTCAAGCGAGTTCAGAGCTTTCCTCGCTGACAATTTCATACAAGGAGTGACCTCTGCCCCTTTTCATCCATCGACTAACGGTCAAGCAGAACGAATGGTGCAAACTGCAAAGGGTCTATTTCCCGTCTACTGGAAGGTGACTGGGCAGCCCGAATAGCTCGTATGCTGTTCTTACAGCACGCCACTCCATGCACAGCCACGGGAAAGTCACCAGCCGAGCTACTGTTAGGTTGCAGGCTGGTAACAGCCCTGGACTTTGTGCATCCAGATAGGATGCCCTCCCGTTCGGCACGGGAGCCACCACAACCCGAAGGAGACAGAACGAGATACTTTAATCCAGAGGATCTCATTTGGGTGAGGAATTATGCCAGAGGTCCAATTTGGGTTCCAGGGGTCATTTCGCGGGCCAGCGGTCCCGTGTCATATTATGTCACGTTGTCACAGGGTCAGGTCTGGCGTAGGCATGTGGATCAGCTGAGGCACAGAATACCCAGCAGGAGTGATGATGAGGGACCAAACACCCCCACATTAAATGATGAGTTGCCGCCCCCGAGTCAGGTGGAGACACCTTCACTGATTAATGACCCACCAGGGCAGTCAGAAGGTGAGCTCCCCGCTGGGAATACAGAGCTGGCAGAAGataatgagttggggggggggctttaggaGGGACAGCTGGAGCCGATACTCCTGGGAGACCCCTCAGCCTCAAACCCCTAGTGTCGCAACACCTGAAGTGAGACgattttcctgcttggcagggggttggactggatggcccttgtggtctcttccaactctatgattctatgattctatctagtAGAAGTCGCAGGAAGCCACAGTCCCTGAAAGACTTTGTGTGTAATTCTCACtaagtgtgtgtggggtgtgttgtgtattaaagtaatagcacagccaagtatgtattgtaatataatatacagtatagagtttattgtattgtattgcagagtttatttgaatgcataagttccagcgggaacgtatatcatttgctggttcagagtgcaggatttggatccgctgctggattggtttacgctggagggaatccttgccattggttcccgccaaaatgtatcttttccctgctagtcctctgttactatataagtcctagttttccccattccctgtgttctgcctcttacttgttctttgaagtaaagagatgttgtaccagatcctcgcctcctgcttcttatttgcactgagctgaaatcactgaagacccactacacaacaacatctagctcagtattgtctattattctaacttagggttgccatatttcataaagtaaaaaccaggacatcccaaaattgttgagcttttttaaaggaaaccaccaaaattgttgaacCCAATGTTGTTTTGattgacttgtctaagatccaggacaaagcaccgcctttcggaaatcccccccccccccggaagtcaATTCCGCccttgaaatcccagtaatgtccgggaagatccagacatatggcagccctattctaaccagcagcagcagtccaGGGCCTTCTGCTGAGGGCCTTTGTGCCATCTCTTACCTGATCCGTTTTTCAGGCGCATAGCAATGGAGGTGCaaagggggcgggctgccccctAGCTCcaccactctggcgggggcagcgcccctggcccgcccctcgcctcctccgcctgagcaggaagaagcagagtgtgctacggagtgggttgcaGCGCTGGCAAATTGTGAGCAAGCCACAGAGAGGCTTGCTTGTGGTTTGCCGCCGGCGCCAGCACCTGGCAACCTGCTCCGTCTGCTTCAGAGCGCGCtggctgagcagagcagcagcgccaacccgggaGGACTGTGGATGTCACGAAGCATGTGTCAGGATGCTTGCATACTGCGGagcgatgccccgcccccagggggtgccgccctgggcagcaaagTGGCACTGTTCGCCACTGCCCTTTTTAAGCAGGAGGTGCCAGAGATTGAGCCTGGAACCCTTGCCtgggctctgctgctgagctctcAACCCTTCAGCTATGGTCCCTCTGCTGCAGCTTGGTACATGCCTTTGGGCCTATCCACCAGATACAGAGATAGCACAGAGATGGCCATACCAGCTGGGgcagataggagttgtagtccaaaacaggtgAAGGACACCAGGCTGGCCTAAATTCTCGCTGGTGCCTTGTCTTCTTGCCTGATGTGAGTAGGAGCAGTCCTGGTGGCCAAGAGACCCATGCAGAGCAGTGCAAGGGAAGCTGGACCTGCTTCCCTCTCCTTTTAAGGGCAGATGTGACTGCTGGGGCAGATGTGACTTCACAGTCAGCCAAGTAATAATGGGGATGAGCTACCAGTGCAGCAGGTAGCAGCCAACAGGGCTGCACAAAGGCAGCGGGAGAGCTGGGGGAGGCCCAGGCCTTAAAGAACAAGAGTGACTTGAGTATGTTGTGCCGtgccagcagggaggaggagaggcatgGAGCAGCCCTGGCCTAAGATGCTCTGCCCCTTTAAGAGCTGTGTGCCTCCAGAGGTAGGAATGGAAGTGATAGAGAGGGGTGGGATTGGCCAATCTTGACAGGCAGCTAGAGGCAAGCTACAAGGGTGGGTGAATGTGTAGAAACCTCCGGTGTTTGTGTAGCTGCAAGGCAGTCTGTTGTGCAAATGGGGTGCTCCTTCCACTTTCAGTCTCTCCTGCCCAACCTACcaactggcatgcagcccctggacTGTTGACCACAAGCAGCTTACATCAACAAGAATCAAGatacattatataaaaaaatacaaatcccACATTCAACACAGCTGTTAATGATAAAATCCCGCATTTGTAGTAGTAACACAATTAACCAGCAAAtctctaaaaactaaaataaaaacaaaagtgaatcatttgcaaaatgaaaatatatcAGAATAcagcagcaatatatatatatgaggacCACATGACtattacaaaaaaaccccccacatgtaatacagtggtacctcgggttacagacgcttcaggttacagatgcttcaggttacagactccgctaacccagaaatagtacctcggcttaagaactttgcttcaggatgagaagagaaattgtgcagtggtggcgtggcggcagcgggaggccccattagctaaagtggtgctttaggttaagaacagtttcagattaagaacggacctccggaacgaattaagttcttaacccgaggtaccactgtattacaaaatcAGGAATTAAGTGCCACCCTCACTCCTCTGACAATTACATAGTACCATCCACTCAATTCTCACTTTGGCAAAACACTCAGAACATTCAACAGCCCATCATCATGTCCAAATCCAGCAGGTGAAAAGACAAAAAACCAACATCTCTCACTTGAGATAACACAAACACCCTCTccccttctgaagaagtgtgcgtgcacacgaaagctcataccaatgacaaacttagttggtctctaaggtgctactggaaggattttttttttgtttcgactacgtcagaccaacacggctacctaccgtacCTGTAACCTCTCCCCATCTGTTATCAAGGGAGATTAAACCCTTTCCCACCAAGAGACCCCTCACCCTGGGGGGTGGGCTTCAGGCCCAGCCACCAACGCCTTGAGTCTTGACCCTCACAGAACAATAATGGCGGAAGAACAATAAACTGAAAAGGACAAATCTTAGCAGGGATAGGGATGATTTACATACCATTTGGCTAGCTCCTTATTAGATAGCAGTTACAGTGAGAACTTGGATGTACCACtgagttggatggctttaaaacaggactagacaaattcatagaggagaaggCTGCCATGGCCACTAGCCAGAatgcctctgctctgcctccatggttggaagcagtcatgcttctgactgccagttgctggaaacaggaagggaaagagctcttgtgctcaggtccggcTGTGAAGGTTTCTCACAGGCAAgtggctggccactatgagaacggGAGGCTGGACTGAATGGGTCTGCTGAATCAAGCTCTTCTTGTGTCCTTAACTTGCTCTTTTCATTCTTTTGCCGACTTTCACCATTGCtatcaccagtgctttttttctggggggacaccgGGACACGCAtctccctaaacattttgtgaatctaagtttggcctcattgaggggcagtatttcaataggagtaggaaaatgagagtacagtggtacctcgggttaagaacttaattcattctggaggtccattcttaacctgaaactgttcttaacctgaagcaccactttagctaatggggcctcctgctggcaccgcagcgcaatttctgttctcatcctgaagcaaagtttttaacccgaggtactatttctgggttagcggagtctgtaacctgaagcgtctgtaacctgaggtactgtactcctcctaaacatttttttaaggaaaaaaaagcactggctgtcaTGGGCGAAACAGACAATGTGAAAGCTACCTATTGCCACTTTCTGAGCTGATTGACATGTGTTCTGGTATTGTTTGTAGGGGGCGGAACTGCTTGGCTCAGTGGTGGTCTGCTGGCTGAGCCCCCTTTGGATCACACCTCTGTGCAAGCAGGTCTCATGTAACAAGTGCCTGAAGGGTGGGAGGAGCAGAAACATCCCAGAAGTTTCCTAtccagctccaccccaccccaccaaccccAGTTCCTTCCCACTCCCCACAGTTACCAATaccaggggggtggggaatgtacaGAATGGTAATCACTTAGCAAATAAGCTATGTTTACAATTTAATTGATATGATTTATACTGATTGCAGGATTCAGTCTTTTCTCCAGGGCAGAATCCATGCAGCCTTGCTGAGAAATCTTCTTTGTCATCAGTTTggatccttttctctctctcgtgtTTTTCTCCAGGGACATCTGCTTTAGAGATGGCCTTGGGCCCCCTCATCTTCCTGGCGGTGCTAGCTCTAGTTCATCACCCCCTGATGGTCAGTGACCACACAGACTCAGCCACACTGGGCCGGCTCCAGGAGCATGAGAAgctgatggaaatggaaatgggacgCCTGCAGACAGAACTTGACCAGaagggctggagctgggacccAAGGCAGAGCCGGGAGGATTGGGGGACAACCGATGTGGCAGCAGAGGATGGAACCTGGGATGGGTGGCACTACGTCGGGCTGGTCATTCTCATCCTGTTTGGGTGCTGCAGACACACCATAGAGAAGGAGCCCAGTTATGACTCCAGCACAGACAGCTCCAGCACCACCACCAATGAAGAAGACTATGACGACACTGACATGGAACCCGAATATGACGAACCCAAGCAAAAAATGCTGGAGGCCTTCTATGACCAGCACGTTGACCTGGAAACCAGTGACTTGAGCAACATGTGTGATTTTGTAGAGAGCTTTGTGAATGACTTGCTGGAGGCTTGTCGGGGAGCCCTTCCCTACCAGAACACCCTCCCTGTGCTGGAGAATTGCATCGGGGTGGACAGTGCCTTTGAAGGATGGCACACACAGAAGCCTTCCAAAGCTTTCCGCGTTCTCGTGCCCGTACTGCCACCCAAGGGACACTCTTTCCACATTGAAACTAGTGAATCTGAGGGTGCCCCAAGCACACATGGACACATCTTGGTGGAGACAGaatgtgtgtgcaagagagagaggctcCTGGGGGACGTGGTGTGTTTCCTTCACCATCCAGAGCAAGAACTGAGCAGTGACAAGCAAGGAATCTTCCTTGTCCACGTTTTGTGCACCAGCTCCCACTTGGATGTGGAGAAAA includes:
- the ITPRIPL1 gene encoding inositol 1,4,5-trisphosphate receptor-interacting protein-like 1, with protein sequence MALGPLIFLAVLALVHHPLMVSDHTDSATLGRLQEHEKLMEMEMGRLQTELDQKGWSWDPRQSREDWGTTDVAAEDGTWDGWHYVGLVILILFGCCRHTIEKEPSYDSSTDSSSTTTNEEDYDDTDMEPEYDEPKQKMLEAFYDQHVDLETSDLSNMCDFVESFVNDLLEACRGALPYQNTLPVLENCIGVDSAFEGWHTQKPSKAFRVLVPVLPPKGHSFHIETSESEGAPSTHGHILVETECVCKRERLLGDVVCFLHHPEQELSSDKQGIFLVHVLCTSSHLDVEKTIHWFQGLVGKAWPRIQPKYNLDLVPQPSNSTCRLKLAFRSGRSVSIDIILGVQQGDSLVFLATQAAEIDRLTGTVWQKSFAVQELLFFKWVSQRVPEESCHLKCLQIIIYFKESSPSEGKNMVLTNYHYKTCLMHLLLFQPPLDWGPESFARRLQDILLYMHTALQEIYLQHFLIGNISLPIQIPMPKALRSATPVNLFRHLAEDPKLHAKAMKEFAEVVQAVRALLTGYRQ